A single genomic interval of Mangifera indica cultivar Alphonso chromosome 5, CATAS_Mindica_2.1, whole genome shotgun sequence harbors:
- the LOC123216231 gene encoding cytochrome b561 and DOMON domain-containing protein At3g61750-like — MANSRFLAQVSKILVGIYVFSIILEPKIFALAGDEDAAAATNSSEANAGVSPQSKDDHTGGNGGVEVSQLCNTELQTFLPPPYGNVSHLVCKPIWNTFILRYLQREDHVMTIILSAIYTTGWVGIGFSKDGMMAGSSAMVGWFNKKGQPRIKQFYLQGTRQSQVIADKGELPLANVPPVVAIHGAMIYLAFQLKFDHRIGRQPIILAFGTRYPHHFHLSHHDDRRTIMFDFSGGSSSVLQVSSREKKNHGVLGVIGWGLILPVGAIVPRYFKHKDPLWYYLHAIIQLLGFVIGIATVLLGIQLYDKLNVKNTNIDAHRGIGIFILVLSILQILAFFLRPKKESKIRRYWNWYHSGFGRIALFFGAINIVLGIQIGYAGNEWKVGYGFLLAIILLAVMVLEALSWMKSSDKKATASTFQMNPMQ; from the exons ATGGCAAATTCAAGATTCTTGGCTCAAGTTTCCAAGATTCTTGTTGGGATATATGTTTTCAGCATAATCTTGGAACCAAAGATTTTTGCATTGGCTGGTGATGAAGATGCTGCAGCAGCAACCAACAGTAGTGAAGCCAATGCAGGTGTATCACCTCAAAGTAAGGATGATCATACCGGCGGTAATGGTGGAGTTGAAGTATCACAGCTTTGTAACACAGAGTTACAAACTTTTCTTCCTCCCCCATATGGTAATGTATCCCACTTGGTCTGCAAGCCTATCTGGAATACTTTCATTTTGAGG TATTTGCAAAGAGAAGATCATGTTATGACCATTATATTATCAGCAATATATACCACAGGATGGGTGGGCATAGGCTTTTCAAAAGATGGAATGATGGCTGGCTCCAGCGCCATGGTGGGATGGTTTAATAAGAAAGGTCAGCCAAGAATCAAGCAATTTTACTTGCAGGGTACCCGTCAATCCCAAGTCATTGCTGACAAAGGCGAATTGCCCCTTGCAAATGTGCCTCCTGTTGTGGCAATTCATGGAGCCATGATTTATTTAGCATTTCAACTGAAGTTTGATCACAGGATTGGTCGCCAACCAATTATTTTGGCTTTTGGTACAAGATATCCCCACCACTTTCACCTATCCCATCATGATGACAGAAGAACCATTATGTTCGATTTCTCTGGAG GCTCCTCATCGGTTCTGCAAGTGAGTTCCagagagaagaagaatcatGGAGTATTAGGTGTCATTGGATGGGGTTTAATCCTGCCTGTAGGGGCAATTGTTCCTAGGTATTTCAAGCATAAAGATCCACTGTGGTATTATCTTCATGCCATTATTCAGCTTTTGGGATTTGTTATTGGGATTGCTACAGTGCTGCTTGGAATTCAACTTTATGATAAACTGAACGTCAAGAATACTAACATTGATGCGCACAGAGGCATAGGAATCTTTATTCTTGTGCTTAGCATTCTTCAG ATATTGGCATTCTTTCTACGACCGAAAAAGGAATCAAAGATTCGCAGGTACTGGAATTGGTACCACAGCGGGTTTGGCAGGATTGCGCTCTTCTTTGGAGCTATAAACATAGTGTTGGGAATTCAAATAGGATATGCAGGGAATGAATGGAAGGTAGGGTATGGATTCCTCCTTGCTATAATTCTACTAGCAGTTATGGTTTTAGAAGCATTATCGTGGATGAAAAGTTCGGATAAGAAGGCCACAGCATCAACATTCCAGATGAATCCAATGCAATGA
- the LOC123215648 gene encoding aspartyl protease family protein 2, with translation MEGNAEKILLFSFFTIFFSSTVTSTSNYLQSQILVLSYLPNPSTFSWTQSDSQTNINELTDSNGESSIFLDLHHVDNLVSITQNLDSLSLNETQTSESLFNLRLQRDSLRVKTLNSIIESAALNGSGARRSGAFSSSIISGLAQGSGEYFTRIGVGTPPKYVYMVLDTGSDVLWLQCAPCRKCYSQTDPIFEPLKSRSYSKLPCGSPICRRLESSGCSTKTHTCLYQVSYGDGSFTVGEFSTETLTFRGSKVGKVALGCGHDNEGLFVGAGGLMGLGRGTLSFPAQTGRQFNGKFSYCLVDRSTSSKPSSMVFGNAAVSRTARFTPLVTNPMLDTFYYVELLGISVGGARVPGIVPSLFKLDETGNGGVIIDSGTSVTRLTQPAYIRLRDAFRVGASGLKRGADFSLFDTCFDLSGMKEVKVPTVVLHFRGADMSLPATNYLIPVDSSGTFCFAFAGTMNKLSIIGNIQQQGFRVVYDLADSRVGFAPRGCA, from the coding sequence ATGGAAGGAAATGCTGAAAAAATCCTTCTCTTTTCCTTCTTCACCATTTTCTTCTCCTCCACCGTCACCTCCACCTCAAACTATCTACAGTCACAAATCCTAGTTCTCAGCTACCTCCCTAACCCATCCACTTTCTCATGGACCCAATCCGACTCCCAGACTAACATAAATGAACTGACTGACTCTAATGGGGAATCCTCCATCTTCCTGGACTTACACCACGTTGATAATCTAGTTTCAATCACCCAAAACCTAGATTCTTTATCATTAAATGAAACTCAAACCTCTGAGAGTCTCTTTAATCTTCGCCTCCAACGCGACTCCTTGCGTGTCAAAACCTTGAACAGCATCATTGAATCTGCCGCACTTAATGGTTCTGGTGCGCGTAGGAGCGGAGCTTTCAGCAGCTCCATCATATCGGGACTTGCACAGGGCAGCGGCGAGTACTTCACGCGCATCGGAGTCGGCACACCTCCCAAGTATGTTTACATGGTTCTAGACACCGGGAGTGATGTTCTTTGGCTCCAGTGCGCCCCATGTAGAAAATGTTATTCTCAAACCGACCCAATATTTGAACCACTTAAGTCCCGCTCATATTCTAAATTACCTTGTGGTTCCCCCATCTGCCGTCGCCTCGAATCTTCCGGTTGTTCCACCAAAACGCACACGTGTCTCTACCAGGTGTCTTACGGTGACGGTTCTTTCACGGTTGGTGAGTTCTCCACAGAAACGCTGACGTTTCGCGGGAGCAAAGTTGGAAAAGTGGCTCTAGGTTGTGGACACGACAATGAAGGTCTTTTTGTTGGTGCCGGGGGTTTAATGGGACTCGGTCGTGGGACGTTATCTTTTCCTGCTCAAACTGGTCGCCAGTTCAACGGAAAATTTTCATACTGTTTGGTTGATCGCTCAACTTCTTCGAAGCCTTCCTCTATGGTTTTCGGCAATGCGGCTGTTTCACGAACCGCCCGCTTCACTCCTTTAGTCACAAACCCCATGCTTGATACTTTTTACTATGTTGAACTCCTCGGGATTAGTGTCGGCGGTGCCCGTGTCCCTGGCATAGTCCCTTCTCTGTTCAAACTCGACGAAACTGGTAATGGCGGAGTCATCATTGATTCGGGCACGTCAGTGACCCGTTTGACTCAGCCGGCATACATCAGACTTCGTGATGCTTTCCGAGTCGGAGCGTCTGGCTTAAAGCGTGGAGCGGACTTTTCGTTGTTCGATACGTGTTTCGATTTGTCGGGAATGAAGGAAGTAAAAGTGCCCACGGTGGTGTTGCATTTTAGAGGTGCTGACATGTCACTTCCGGCTACTAATTATCTGATTCCGGTGGATTCTTCTGGGACTTTTTGCTTTGCCTTTGCCGGAACCATGAATAAGCTCTCAATCATAGGGAATATCCAACAACAGGGATTCCGGGTTGTCTATGATTTGGCGGATTCAAGGGTCGGTTTTGCACCACGTGGCTGTGCTTGA
- the LOC123216955 gene encoding cyclic pyranopterin monophosphate synthase, mitochondrial isoform X1: MASIMIIRRLAVAFHQSRRLYCSNISHDLASRIAELNKEMETVFGEPPPNGFTGSVSNESNVQGSQTSSKIRKSSPGLTHVGSTGAAQMVDVSPKEHSRRTAIASSKVILGQKVFDLVLANQLAKGDVLSVSKIAGINGAKHTSSLIPLCHNITLSHVRVDLSLNAKDFSVDIEGEAVSTGKTGVEMEALTAVTVASLTVYDMCKAASKDIQITDVQLKCKTGGKSGDWYREK; this comes from the exons ATGG CTTCCATCATGATTATTCGTCGGCTTGCAGTTGCATTTCATCAGTCAAGAAGGTTGTATTGTAGTAACATTAGCCATGACCTTGCAAGCAGAATTGCAGAGCTTAATAAG GAAATGGAAACGGTCTTTGGTGAACCTCCACCCAATGGATTTACTGGCTCTGTGAGTAACGAATCCAATGTTCAAGGATCCCAGACATcttcaaaaataagaaaaagcagTCCTGGCCTGACCCATGTTGGCAGTACAGGAGCAGCACAAATGGTGGATGTTTCTCCAAAAGAACATAGTAGAAGAACTGCCATTGCTAGTAGCAAGGTAATTTTGGGCCAGAAGGTATTTGATTTGGTCTTAGCCAACCAATTGGCCAAAGGAGATGTCCTTAGTGTCTCAAAAATTGCTGGCATTAATGGAGCAAAGCACACCAGCAGCCTCATTCCTCTTTGCCATAATATTACCCTCAGTCATGTTCGTGTTGATTTATCCCTGAATGCTAAGGATTTTAGTGTTGACATAGAAGGGGAAGCAGTGTCAACAGGGAAAACTGGGGTTGAAATGGAAGCATTGACTGCTGTGACAGTTGCTAGCCTAACTGTTTATGATATGTGCAAGGCTGCTTCAAAGGATATCCAGATTACAGATGTACAGCTCAAATGTAAAACTGGCGGGAAAAGTGGAGATTGGTATAGAGAGAAATAA
- the LOC123215728 gene encoding UV-stimulated scaffold protein A homolog, with amino-acid sequence MEEEGGKVRALIDKATNSTAREVDPRLLQAIKSVVRYSDSELRLAAQTLMDLMKRDHSQIRYLTLLIIDELFMRSKLFRALVVENMDQLLSLSVGFRRNLPLPAPPAIASSLRSKAIEFLEKWNASFGVHYRQIRLGYDYLKNSLRFQFPNLQANAARIQQERREREMRTKEILRNKFGMLQKNFSSIKEEIQSTMDEIGECLDILCAKEEKVLLAPLDEDMEEFHSSELRQIRFDSLKEGEKVHENNDNKVVFDALRELYKLLVSKHLISVQEWMSVLIRVEVPDSRFRDSMLKEFIDIRNRLLSVKKKCEESGCSLANNVKPLKDEEEEDFWEEGKVGSIEDRKTGTPTKQNNNLAIASTSHEVRDKDPKGSNEKVEGNGTLSHESGKVDSTSLRSKLLTEAPVMEWGSFLNYWGLDRDVLANQRGLEVENHWGRVEFDAVIPAEKIAELNLQVSRYKEEPVEVQPCRAPLKKGGLCQRRDLEVCPFHGPIIARDDEGNPINQRSSMDEASAKTNQISSLGTPTKTNSLVDEMTSDLMDQLAKQAVKNIRDRDKEEARKRKINKQLLSRAKLAKVREHNEAVLRDAALASASRSESVGEEMEIGNGKKLPTRNKKPTLASMLHKKETAKDRLAQRLLNSRARDSTTRQLTIGEDANYREAFPNQW; translated from the exons atGGAAGAGGAGGGAGGGAAGGTTAGGGCGTTGATAGATAAGGCTACAAACTCAACAGCAAGAGAGGTGGACCCACGTCTCCTCCAAGCCATCAAATCTGTGGTTCGGTATTCCGATTCCGAGCTCCGACTCGCCGCCCAAACACTCATGGACCTCATGAAACGCGACCACTCTCAG ATTCGATATCTCACACTTCTGATAATTGATGAGCTTTTCATGCGATCAAAGCTCTTTAGGGCCCTTGTTGTTGAGAACATGGATCAATTATTGAGTTTAAGTGTTGGATTCAGAAGAAATCTACCACTTCCTGCTCCTCCGGCTATTGCATCCAGTTTGCGTTCAAAGGCCATTGAATTCTTGGAAAAATGGAATGCTTCATTTGGAGTTCACTATAGACAGATTAGATTGGGCTATGACTACCTTAAAAACTCTCTGAGGTTTCAGTTTCCCAATTTACAAGCAAATGCAGCTCGGATTCAGCAGGAGAGAAGGGAAAGGGAGATGAGGACAAAAGAAATTTTACGCAATAAGTTTGGAATGCTGCAGAAAAATTTTTCCTCGATAAAGGAAGAAATACAGTCAACCATGGATGAGATTGGAGAGTGCTTAGACATTCTCTGTGCTAAAGAGGAAAAAGTGTTACTTGCTCCCTTAGATGAAGATATGGAGGAGTTCCATTCTTCTGAACTGAGGCAGATCCGTTTTGATTCGTTGAAAGAAGGGGAAAAGGTGCATGAGAATAATGACAATAAAGTTGTTTTTGATGCATTGAGGGAGTTGTACAAGCTTTTAGTGTCCAAGCATCTCATCTCAGTTCAAGAATGGATGTCTGTTCTTATAAGGGTGGAAGTGCCGGACAGTAGGTTTAGAGATTCCATGCTAAAGGAATTCATTGATATACGAAATCGTCTACTATCAGTGAAGAAGAAATGTGAAGAATCTGGTTGTTCTCTTGCAAACAATGTGAAACCGCTAAAAGacgaggaagaagaagatttttGGGAAGAGGGTAAGGTTGGATCAATTGAGGATAGGAAAACTGGCACAccaactaaacaaaataataatcttGCCATTGCATCAACCTCTCATGAGGTCAGAGACAAGGATCCCAAAGGCAGTAATGAAAAGGTTGAAGGGAATGGCACACTGAGTCATGAAAGCGGCAAAGTTGATTCAACATCACTTAGGAGTAAGCTTTTGACTGAAGCCCCAGTGATGGAGTGGGGGTCATTTTTGAATTATTGGGGTTTGGACAGGGATGTCTTGGCTAACCAGAGGGGCTTGGAGGTTGAAAATCACTGGGGTAGGGTAGAATTTGATGCAGTCATCCCAGCTGAGAAGATAGCAGAACTTAACCTTCAGGTGTCTCGTTACAAAGAAGAACCAGTAGAAGTTCAACCATGCCGTGCTCCTTTAAAGAAAGGTGGCCTTTGTCAGAGAAGAGATTTGGAAGTTTGTCCATTTCATGGACCCATAATAGCCCGAGATGATGAAGGAAATCCAATCAATCAGAGATCTTCAATGGATGAGGCTTCTGCTAAGACAAATCAGATCTCTTCATTAGGTACACCCACTAAGACAAACTCATTAGTAGATGAGATGACTTCTGATTTAATGGATCAATTGGCAAAACAAGCTGTAAAGAATATCCGGGATAGAGATAAAGAAGAAGCAAGGAAGAGGAAAATTAACAAACAATTGCTGAGTCGTGCAAAACTTGCTAAAGTTCGAGAACACAATGAAGCAGTTTTACGGGATGCTGCGTTGGCTTCAGCTTCAAGATCTGAATCCGTTGGAGAAGAAATGGAGATTGGCAATGGGAAGAAATTACCGACCAGAAATAAGAAGCCAACTCTTGCATCCATGTTGCATAAAAAAGAAACAGCGAAAGATAGGCTAGCTCAGAGACTTTTGAATAGCCGAGCAAGGGATTCAACAACGAGACAGCTGACGATTGGGGAGGATGCAAATTACCGAGAAGCCTTTCCAAATCAGTGGTAA
- the LOC123216955 gene encoding cyclic pyranopterin monophosphate synthase, mitochondrial isoform X2, protein MIIRRLAVAFHQSRRLYCSNISHDLASRIAELNKEMETVFGEPPPNGFTGSVSNESNVQGSQTSSKIRKSSPGLTHVGSTGAAQMVDVSPKEHSRRTAIASSKVILGQKVFDLVLANQLAKGDVLSVSKIAGINGAKHTSSLIPLCHNITLSHVRVDLSLNAKDFSVDIEGEAVSTGKTGVEMEALTAVTVASLTVYDMCKAASKDIQITDVQLKCKTGGKSGDWYREK, encoded by the exons ATGATTATTCGTCGGCTTGCAGTTGCATTTCATCAGTCAAGAAGGTTGTATTGTAGTAACATTAGCCATGACCTTGCAAGCAGAATTGCAGAGCTTAATAAG GAAATGGAAACGGTCTTTGGTGAACCTCCACCCAATGGATTTACTGGCTCTGTGAGTAACGAATCCAATGTTCAAGGATCCCAGACATcttcaaaaataagaaaaagcagTCCTGGCCTGACCCATGTTGGCAGTACAGGAGCAGCACAAATGGTGGATGTTTCTCCAAAAGAACATAGTAGAAGAACTGCCATTGCTAGTAGCAAGGTAATTTTGGGCCAGAAGGTATTTGATTTGGTCTTAGCCAACCAATTGGCCAAAGGAGATGTCCTTAGTGTCTCAAAAATTGCTGGCATTAATGGAGCAAAGCACACCAGCAGCCTCATTCCTCTTTGCCATAATATTACCCTCAGTCATGTTCGTGTTGATTTATCCCTGAATGCTAAGGATTTTAGTGTTGACATAGAAGGGGAAGCAGTGTCAACAGGGAAAACTGGGGTTGAAATGGAAGCATTGACTGCTGTGACAGTTGCTAGCCTAACTGTTTATGATATGTGCAAGGCTGCTTCAAAGGATATCCAGATTACAGATGTACAGCTCAAATGTAAAACTGGCGGGAAAAGTGGAGATTGGTATAGAGAGAAATAA